One window from the genome of Salvelinus fontinalis isolate EN_2023a unplaced genomic scaffold, ASM2944872v1 scaffold_2448, whole genome shotgun sequence encodes:
- the LOC129850901 gene encoding RNA demethylase ALKBH5-like isoform X2, with product MSASGFSDLREKLKSMTPRDNYKNRVADKDESFKNRKVKVTDGGSRNGNGRKRKHRDSSEDEVEHSDPVESRDQEARRVQSGIVQVEVFSKEDCDVIEGKINEVVANGEAGLYREHTVDRAPLRNKYFFGEGYTYGAQLEKILSLSVSKPLSSSPSLSLNPSLPLSLTPSPLPGLYIRGPAREDTLPLCL from the exons atgtcAGCCAGCGGTTTCTCCGACCTGCGGGAAAAGCTGAAGTCCATGACTCCTCGGGACAATTACAAAAACAGAGTTGCCGACAAGGACGAGAGTTTCAAAAACAGAAAAGTGAAAGTTACCGACGGAGGCAGTAGAAACGGGAACGGCCGGAAGCGGAAGCACCGAGATTCCTCCGAGGATGAGGTGGAACACAGCGACCCTGTGGAGTCCCGTGATCAG gaGGCGAGGCGTGTCCAGAGTGGCATTGTTCAGGTAGAGGTCTTCTCTAAAGAGGACTGTGATGTCATTGAGGGGAAGATAAATGAGGTGGTTGCTAACGGAGAAGCTGGGCTTTACCGGGAACACACTGTAGATCGGGCTCCGCTACGGAACAAATATTTCTTTGGAGAG ggctatacatacggggcccagctagagaagatactctccctctctgtctctaaacccctctcttcctctccctctctctctctaaacccctctcttcctctctctctcaccccgtctcctcttccagggctatacatacggggcccagctagagaagatactctccctctctgtctctaa